From the genome of Sporomusa sphaeroides DSM 2875:
ATTCTCTTAGTAGCCTTATTAGTTTCCTGTCTTCAGTGCGGGTGGTTTTGTTAAATTCCGCATAATGCCGGATATCGCAAATTGCTTTATCGCTTAGGCTGTATTCTTCTTCAAGACTTTTTAATGCAGCCGGCAGTGTCCGGACAACAGAGGCAAAATCATCAGTTAGTTTTCGAATCTCTGATGGGGTCATTGAAGGCCGACCTTGTGCGCCGCTTTCTTTACGCAATCCGGGCAGAGTCTTACAGCATCCAGACTAACCAAGCCATCAGCGCTCCCGCACACGACGCAGCCAGGGTTATATTTTCTGAGAATGATTCGGTCACCATCGACGAAGATTTCGAGCGGGTCCTTTTCTTCTATATCCAGT
Proteins encoded in this window:
- a CDS encoding AbrB/MazE/SpoVT family DNA-binding domain-containing protein, translated to MKSTGITRKVDELGRVVIPRELRRTLDIEEKDPLEIFVDGDRIILRKYNPGCVVCGSADGLVSLDAVRLCPDCVKKAAHKVGLQ